AGAAGACGTAAGCACAATTACTTAACGTCTTCATTCTTGATTTTATTTATCCTGTCCAACCGTTACTTGAGCATAAGTTAAGAAAATAATTCCTACTCCCATATAAATAATAAACAGTGGGATAAAGAACCTAACCCATTTACTCCAACTCACTCCGGCAACAACTAACGCAGCCATAAAATATCCTGAGGTCGGAAATAAGATATGGGCAAAACCATCTCCAAATTGAAAGGCTAAAATAGCTGTTTGCCTAGTCACTCCAACAATATCTGATAGTGGTGCCATAATCGGCATAGTCACAAGTGCCTGACCACTGCCTGATGGAATAAAAAAGTTAATCACCAATTGAACAACCATCATTCCAATTGCACTTAATGTACTAGGTAGCTGACCTACCACTGATCCTAACCCAAAAACAATCGAGTCCATAATTTGACCATCTTCAAGAACAATCGCAACCGATCTAGCAATCCCTATGATTATGGCTCCCATTAATACTTCTCTAAACCCTTCTGTAAATGCTTCACATATCTTTGTGATCGACAATCCTGCAATAAGTCCAACAATGACACCCATAAAGATAAACAATCCTGACATCTCAAGCATAAACCAACCAAGATTCGTCACACCATAAACCACTAAGCCAAAAAAGAAAGGCAGCGTTACTATCGCAATGAGTTGTCTTTTATTCATTCGCTTGGCCGGTTGACTAAGAGCATCCTTAAACGTATGACGCTTGTCTTCATCTTCATGATACGTAAAGCTAGATTCCGGATTACTTTTCACCTTGCGTGCATAACGCATAACATATAAGCTTCCTATAATTACAATCACTATGAGAACGAGCACTCTAAGTCCAAACCCAGAATACGTTTCTAAACCGGATATCTGCTGAGAAATACCAACTGTTCCAGGATTCATGACACCTGCAGTAAAACCTAACGCCGTTGAAATTAACGCTATAGCTGTAGCTGTCATTGAATCGTATCCTAACGAAACACAGAGAGGAATCAAAACCGGTATGTAGACAAGGGCCAATTCAGGCGTTCCAATCGTTGTTGCAACCGTCGCAAACACCGTAATAAGAACAGGAATAATAAGAATACTCTGTTTTTTGAACTTGCGAGCTAATCGATCAACACCTATCTCAATAATATCTGTTCGACGAAGCACCATAAACATGCCACCAATGATAAAGGTAAAAAAGATAATTTCACTGGCATCTTGCATGCCACGTGGTATAGCTAACATAAAATCCATTAATGAAAGCGGAGACGATTCAATCTCAGTAAAGGAGTCAGGGTTGATAGACTCTCTACCGTTTGGTCCATCAACGCGCTCGAATGTACAGCTGGAACGATATACGTCAAAATGGCGGACACACCACTTATAATAAAAAGCAGCACATAGATATGTGGCATGCTCCACCCATTTTTCTTTTTAGTCGTTGTTGTTGAAACCTTTTGTGGCTCCATCCTCACACCCCTTTACGCATAATAGTGTTCATTTTAGCGCAGGTCATTTGAACAAGCATTGTGTAGTTTCAACAAAGGACAAGTCATGTTTTAGCGAATTTGTTACATCTGTTCATGCACACTTTATCTGGTGCATGCTTATTTAATCAGAAGTAGGTCAGATTTTATAACAAGAAAAAAGAATAGGGCAAGAATCGGAGTGGAGTCCGGTTCTTGTCCTAGGTTTAGATGATTGTTATTCCGGTTGTGATACTTCATAAAGAGAGTAGAATCGGCTCTTAGTAGAGGAGCCTGGCTCTTGCTAAGGATGTTTGGCTCTTGTTAAAGAGGTCTGGCTCTTGCTAAAGAGGCCTGGCTCTTGCTAAAGTTACCAGTCTTCTTTGTGAAAAGGACTTAGTTCTTGCTAACAAGCCCAACTTCTTAATGAAGATTACAAAGCTCTTGCTATCGGACTATGTGGCTTGCTGAAAACCGGTTCGGTCTTGAGAATATGGAGATTCCTCTTGCTAACGCACTTTCCGTCTTGATTCACCAAGCCATTTCTCTTGCTAATGGGGCTCCCTCTTGCTCTTAATCCATCACTAACGGCACAACTTTACCCGCATTCACATCAATTAAGCCATGATCTGTTATTTTCAAAGCTGGACTAACAGGAAGTGAAAGTGTGCTCATCGACATAATTGGATTATAGTGCTTGTATCCGAGTTCACGCATTGCTCGGCATAACTCTTCCACACGTTTCGCCAATTTTTCAAGTGGTTCTTCTGTTAAGATGCCTCCGACTGGAAGTGGTACTTTTGCTTGAATCTTGCCTTCCCAGACGACACAGATCCCACCTTGCATGGAAATCACTTCATTTGCAGCCATTTTCATATCTTCGGTGTTCTCGCCAACAAGAAGTAAATTGTGATTATCATGGGAATACGTTGTCGCAACGGCACCGTGTTTTATGATATCGCCTGTAATTAGGCCGTGTGCTCGTGAACCACCTTTTCCATAACGTTCGAAAGTGGCAATTAATAAATGCTCGGTTTCTTGCCATTTCAGAAGTCCGTCATGCACATCAACATTTTCGTGTACTTCAGCTGTAAATGTCGAGCCATCCTGGACTTTCATGACTCTTGTAGGATAGGTGCCATTCTCTTTGTCCACATGTACTTGAAAGTCTTTGTCAGTGAGTGGAGCTAATTTCACACTTTCATAAAAGGCTTCTGGAAATTGTCTGCTGACATCATCAGAATTCTGTTCACTGTTCACTAAC
The nucleotide sequence above comes from Alkalicoccobacillus plakortidis. Encoded proteins:
- a CDS encoding YfcC family protein, which encodes MEHATYLCAAFYYKWCVRHFDVYRSSCTFERVDGPNGRESINPDSFTEIESSPLSLMDFMLAIPRGMQDASEIIFFTFIIGGMFMVLRRTDIIEIGVDRLARKFKKQSILIIPVLITVFATVATTIGTPELALVYIPVLIPLCVSLGYDSMTATAIALISTALGFTAGVMNPGTVGISQQISGLETYSGFGLRVLVLIVIVIIGSLYVMRYARKVKSNPESSFTYHEDEDKRHTFKDALSQPAKRMNKRQLIAIVTLPFFFGLVVYGVTNLGWFMLEMSGLFIFMGVIVGLIAGLSITKICEAFTEGFREVLMGAIIIGIARSVAIVLEDGQIMDSIVFGLGSVVGQLPSTLSAIGMMVVQLVINFFIPSGSGQALVTMPIMAPLSDIVGVTRQTAILAFQFGDGFAHILFPTSGYFMAALVVAGVSWSKWVRFFIPLFIIYMGVGIIFLTYAQVTVGQDK